From a region of the Polynucleobacter corsicus genome:
- a CDS encoding MlaD family protein: protein MSNNSNPNYFRLGIFVLAAIGALLTVILIFGSGQFFKKSFMVETYVKQSVTGLDAGAAVRFRGVKIGQVTMIALSGDLYEKEVPMVQKQEYVVVRMQIYGDAIEKSHLETFIKDNLRARIRSMGITGVNYVELDFYPSATQYSPLPFPWAPEYAVVPSMPNQADEIISGIQKLIGALNGLDVEGTQRKFDALLDNLNKLMAGDGKNNAGLINSVQDLNVLLDRIAKVTDKDQLNILMRELVATMVSLRQTVTSVQGDTTATLENLRQASEQLNEFTRVASQSPSTLIWGEPPARITPPMNGAQK, encoded by the coding sequence ATGAGCAATAACTCCAACCCTAATTACTTCCGTCTTGGCATTTTTGTGCTCGCGGCAATCGGTGCGTTACTCACTGTCATCTTGATCTTTGGCTCAGGGCAATTTTTCAAAAAATCATTCATGGTCGAAACCTATGTCAAGCAATCAGTGACAGGCTTAGATGCTGGTGCGGCGGTACGCTTTCGAGGCGTTAAGATTGGACAGGTGACGATGATTGCTCTCTCGGGTGACTTGTATGAAAAAGAGGTCCCGATGGTACAGAAGCAAGAGTATGTTGTTGTGAGAATGCAAATCTATGGCGATGCTATTGAGAAAAGTCATCTGGAAACATTCATTAAAGATAACTTGCGTGCGCGCATTCGATCGATGGGCATTACTGGCGTCAACTATGTGGAGTTAGATTTCTACCCAAGCGCTACCCAATACTCTCCCTTACCTTTTCCATGGGCGCCCGAGTATGCAGTTGTCCCATCAATGCCAAACCAAGCAGATGAAATTATTTCAGGAATACAAAAGTTAATTGGTGCTCTCAACGGTCTTGATGTTGAGGGAACCCAGAGGAAGTTTGATGCCTTATTGGATAATTTGAATAAATTAATGGCTGGCGATGGTAAAAATAATGCGGGCCTAATTAATTCAGTGCAAGATCTCAATGTCTTGTTGGATCGAATTGCTAAAGTCACCGATAAAGATCAACTCAATATTCTGATGCGTGAATTGGTTGCCACCATGGTTTCTTTGCGTCAAACCGTTACTAGCGTTCAGGGCGACACCACTGCAACCTTGGAGAACCTGCGTCAGGCCAGTGAACAGTTAAATGAATTTACCCGTGTCGCAAGTCAATCGCCGTCTACTCTAATTTGGGGTGAGCCACCTGCACGTATTACGCCTCCAATGAATGGAGCTCAAAAATGA
- a CDS encoding RDD family protein gives MISPAELNLLPAPQFWRRVSCILYEQLVLLGVIALTFLLPNLGLGILFGVSLPSWLTFLYLYAVLGIYFAWYWTKSGQTLAMQTWRVRMIGPGGYNLTRRQAIWRYFFGSLWLVPCVILQWMFELQRWQIIEMLFAVALFLWPLSIYLDRVKPLLRQSLPDRFSGTRLVELPKNLVKLN, from the coding sequence ATGATTAGCCCCGCAGAATTAAACCTACTCCCCGCTCCCCAGTTTTGGCGACGGGTCTCTTGCATTCTGTATGAGCAATTGGTTTTATTAGGCGTCATCGCTCTCACTTTCCTACTTCCCAATTTGGGATTAGGTATTCTGTTTGGCGTATCTCTCCCCAGTTGGCTCACCTTTCTCTATCTCTACGCCGTACTAGGCATTTACTTTGCCTGGTATTGGACGAAGTCGGGGCAGACACTGGCAATGCAAACATGGCGAGTGCGCATGATTGGTCCAGGCGGATACAACCTGACTCGCAGACAAGCGATTTGGCGTTATTTTTTTGGGTCTTTGTGGCTAGTGCCTTGCGTGATTTTGCAGTGGATGTTCGAACTGCAGAGATGGCAAATTATTGAAATGCTATTTGCGGTGGCTTTATTTCTGTGGCCACTGAGCATTTACTTAGATCGCGTTAAACCTTTGCTACGCCAAAGTCTGCCAGACCGCTTTAGTGGAACGCGCTTAGTGGAATTACCGAAGAACCTAGTTAAACTGAATTAA
- a CDS encoding DUF3619 family protein: MNRNEDILSTTESDQFGLNAAALLRQGSQSLPAGIKDRLYAARLKALSVKKPEKVRIAQPVLASSSGNWSFGSRSLWDNVGWVAPLAVLVFGLIGIAQWQQDSRINDIAELDVALLTDDVPPDAYADSGFLGFLKNGPLAESDQDSLSTAKTPS, encoded by the coding sequence GTGAACCGCAACGAAGACATCCTCAGCACAACAGAATCAGATCAATTTGGTCTGAATGCTGCCGCCCTGCTCCGCCAAGGATCCCAATCCCTGCCCGCTGGAATCAAAGATCGTCTGTATGCAGCACGCCTCAAGGCGCTTTCTGTCAAAAAACCAGAAAAAGTACGCATTGCGCAGCCTGTTTTAGCGAGCTCTAGCGGAAACTGGTCCTTTGGCTCTCGCTCATTATGGGATAACGTGGGTTGGGTTGCCCCCTTGGCCGTTCTAGTATTCGGTCTCATCGGCATCGCCCAATGGCAGCAAGATTCCCGCATCAACGATATTGCCGAGCTCGATGTCGCCCTCTTAACTGACGATGTCCCACCTGATGCTTATGCTGATAGCGGCTTTTTGGGTTTCCTCAAAAACGGGCCTTTAGCGGAATCAGATCAAGACAGCCTCAGCACAGCTAAGACTCCATCCTAA
- a CDS encoding MlaE family ABC transporter permease, translating into MSISASNSSISITPVAVWSQVDAGHAQVSLSGAVNVYSLAGVWSDVRKQQNQWLGQGSTQAHSLIFDASKVSSLDGSAFAFLIDVQEAQNKAGGQFDIQGLDPKYQPLLREFDPINKLFPAPTAKQKRSFVVSTGMAAQNLIDDARGLVRFTGHLSADLAWSIRNIRQVRWGDFVNAAVEAGIAALPIVGLVAFLIGVILSFQAAIGMEQFGAVSFVGPLAALGIVREMGPLITAILLAGRSSAAFAAEIGTMTVNSEVDALVTGGLSPIRFLVVPRVLAGILVAPILTLFADIVSIFSSMLTMQIYGIPFINFYNGMLAAVDVEDVLSGLLKATLFGVVVSAMGCLRGMQTGTGAAAVGISATRAVVSSIVMIVLVDGIFAYISYRTGF; encoded by the coding sequence ATGAGCATTTCGGCCTCCAATTCTTCAATTTCAATCACTCCAGTGGCGGTTTGGTCGCAGGTGGATGCAGGCCATGCACAAGTTAGCTTGAGTGGCGCCGTTAATGTGTATTCCCTGGCTGGAGTGTGGAGTGATGTTCGGAAACAGCAAAATCAGTGGCTAGGGCAAGGAAGTACACAAGCGCACTCACTGATTTTTGACGCATCAAAAGTCAGCTCTTTGGATGGATCGGCATTTGCATTTTTGATTGATGTGCAAGAGGCGCAGAACAAAGCAGGCGGACAGTTTGATATTCAAGGTTTAGATCCTAAGTATCAGCCGCTCTTGCGTGAATTCGATCCAATTAATAAATTATTCCCGGCACCTACTGCAAAACAAAAAAGAAGTTTTGTTGTGAGTACTGGCATGGCTGCGCAGAATTTGATAGATGATGCTCGCGGCCTAGTGAGGTTTACCGGTCACCTGTCAGCGGATTTAGCTTGGTCAATCCGAAATATCAGGCAAGTTCGCTGGGGGGACTTTGTGAACGCTGCTGTAGAGGCAGGTATTGCCGCATTACCTATTGTTGGTCTAGTTGCATTTTTGATTGGCGTTATTCTGTCCTTTCAGGCTGCGATTGGTATGGAACAATTTGGCGCCGTCTCATTTGTTGGGCCACTCGCTGCGCTAGGTATCGTCAGGGAGATGGGCCCACTGATTACTGCGATCTTGCTTGCCGGCCGCTCATCAGCAGCATTTGCAGCCGAGATTGGTACGATGACTGTGAACAGTGAAGTCGATGCATTAGTCACTGGCGGCTTAAGCCCCATCCGATTTCTAGTGGTGCCAAGAGTGCTAGCTGGCATATTAGTGGCGCCAATATTGACCTTATTTGCCGACATCGTCAGTATTTTTTCTTCCATGCTGACCATGCAAATTTATGGCATTCCCTTTATTAATTTCTACAACGGCATGTTAGCGGCTGTCGATGTTGAGGATGTTCTATCTGGTCTTCTTAAGGCTACTCTCTTTGGCGTGGTTGTCTCTGCAATGGGTTGTTTACGAGGCATGCAAACCGGTACCGGTGCAGCGGCTGTAGGTATTTCCGCAACCCGGGCAGTGGTGAGTAGCATTGTCATGATTGTGCTGGTCGACGGTATCTTTGCTTACATCTCTTACAGGACAGGTTTCTGA
- a CDS encoding ABC transporter permease: MLSSFLRAIQRDLRSSELVALLVALTLSVAALSSVSFLADRMQRAFQFDARQLLAADLLLVSDQPLPERFIQEAQGRQLSAAQTIVFPSMATVGMQSKLASLKAVSSAYPLRGSLQVSPSSVSTTPPVGSVWVDPAMLSALKAKVGDSMLLGDKTFFISGILERELDRGAGFMNFAPRVMMSLDDLPATGLIGLGSRVTYRLLLAGNDSAISDYEQWATQSIKSEGLRGLRIETLENAQPVMRKTLERAERFLSLVALLTAMVAAVAIALSARRYVLKQADVCAVMKCLGASQKTILVNQVKILGALCISAAVMGAAIAYGVQEILIGILGNLLVANLPALSLWPLVWSILFSSCLLIGFAGPPLFSLVMISPVRLIRKELGSVNIKVLWVALFGLTTCLVLIAFAAQDWKLASWVAASFGSAIVVFAVVSWLCLSLLKILFTRWSSHSFALRFALTVQARRSGFAVMQITALGIALMALLLILLLRQDLLATWQGNIPVDAPNRFMINIQEDQKPSITRSLLDAGVAKPSFSPMVRARLVEVNGKSIGPNDYVDENARRLVDREFNLSYTEQLPEGNRITAGKWLEGSAPQVSLEMGIAKTLKLKLGDQMTFELAGEKVTAPITSLRKLDWSSMKVNFFVIMPPAMLAEMPQSWITSYYQGAAIEGLDYQLTQTYPNLTIVDVGTSLKQIQDVLDRLSSVLGLLFAFTIAAAILVLVAAIAATQDERFRSAALLKAVGASRYLLGKIALAELLIIGVLAGTLAGLAAGIAAWALGRFVLEIEFNAFMQSLAMGIGFGVTACLLAGYRFQRRIQTATAMECLRET, from the coding sequence GTGTTAAGCAGCTTTTTACGGGCCATTCAGCGAGACCTTCGATCAAGTGAGCTAGTAGCACTATTGGTCGCGCTGACGCTCTCTGTAGCTGCCTTATCCAGCGTCAGCTTCTTAGCTGACCGAATGCAGCGGGCCTTTCAGTTCGATGCACGCCAGCTACTTGCTGCAGATCTATTGCTGGTTTCTGATCAACCCCTGCCTGAGCGCTTTATTCAGGAGGCTCAGGGGCGACAGCTAAGCGCAGCTCAAACGATTGTTTTTCCGAGTATGGCTACGGTAGGGATGCAAAGTAAGCTGGCTTCCCTTAAAGCTGTAAGTTCTGCTTACCCCTTGCGCGGTAGCTTGCAGGTATCACCTTCATCAGTCAGCACAACTCCACCAGTAGGTTCGGTCTGGGTGGATCCGGCAATGCTCAGTGCGCTCAAGGCAAAAGTGGGCGATTCGATGCTATTGGGTGATAAGACATTTTTCATTAGCGGTATCTTAGAGCGCGAGCTTGACCGAGGCGCTGGCTTTATGAACTTCGCGCCACGCGTCATGATGTCACTGGATGATTTGCCAGCCACCGGTCTGATTGGTCTGGGCAGCCGCGTGACCTATCGACTGCTTTTGGCGGGGAATGATTCAGCTATCTCTGACTATGAGCAATGGGCTACGCAATCGATTAAATCCGAAGGGCTTAGAGGGTTGCGCATTGAGACTTTGGAGAATGCTCAGCCTGTCATGCGTAAAACCCTTGAGCGGGCAGAGCGCTTCTTATCTTTGGTTGCCTTACTGACAGCCATGGTGGCTGCGGTAGCGATTGCCTTGTCAGCGCGCCGTTATGTTTTAAAGCAGGCTGATGTTTGCGCAGTGATGAAATGCCTTGGCGCAAGCCAAAAGACCATCCTAGTAAACCAAGTCAAGATATTGGGCGCTCTGTGTATATCAGCCGCTGTGATGGGTGCCGCAATTGCTTACGGCGTTCAAGAGATATTGATTGGGATCTTGGGCAATTTACTAGTTGCGAATCTACCCGCGCTCTCACTCTGGCCCCTGGTCTGGAGTATTTTGTTTTCCTCCTGTTTGCTAATCGGTTTTGCTGGACCACCCTTATTTAGTTTGGTCATGATTTCACCGGTGCGACTGATTCGTAAAGAGTTGGGATCTGTAAACATTAAGGTGTTGTGGGTTGCACTTTTTGGATTGACTACTTGTCTTGTCTTGATCGCGTTTGCAGCTCAAGATTGGAAGCTGGCCTCTTGGGTTGCTGCAAGCTTTGGCTCAGCCATTGTGGTCTTTGCCGTAGTTTCTTGGTTATGCCTAAGCTTGCTTAAAATCTTATTTACAAGGTGGAGTAGTCACAGCTTCGCATTACGCTTTGCACTTACAGTGCAAGCACGTCGCTCTGGCTTCGCAGTCATGCAAATTACGGCGCTAGGTATTGCCTTGATGGCCTTATTGCTCATCCTATTGCTCCGACAAGATTTATTGGCTACCTGGCAGGGCAATATCCCAGTCGATGCGCCCAATCGCTTCATGATTAATATTCAGGAAGATCAAAAGCCTAGCATCACTCGCTCACTACTGGATGCGGGAGTAGCAAAACCCAGCTTTAGTCCCATGGTTCGTGCGCGCTTAGTGGAAGTCAATGGAAAGTCTATTGGACCCAATGACTACGTTGATGAAAATGCACGCCGCTTGGTTGATCGAGAATTCAATCTCTCATACACCGAGCAGTTGCCTGAGGGTAATCGGATTACTGCTGGAAAATGGCTTGAAGGTAGTGCGCCGCAAGTTTCTTTGGAGATGGGGATTGCAAAGACTTTGAAGTTAAAGCTGGGCGATCAAATGACCTTTGAGCTTGCCGGTGAAAAAGTCACAGCGCCCATTACCTCTTTGCGTAAGTTGGACTGGAGTTCGATGAAAGTGAATTTCTTTGTCATCATGCCCCCTGCAATGCTCGCAGAGATGCCCCAGTCTTGGATTACCTCGTATTATCAAGGTGCCGCAATTGAAGGTTTAGATTATCAACTTACACAGACTTATCCCAATCTCACCATCGTCGATGTGGGGACATCGCTAAAGCAAATACAAGATGTACTGGACCGACTGTCCTCTGTATTGGGGCTCTTGTTCGCATTCACGATTGCGGCAGCGATTTTAGTTTTAGTAGCTGCGATAGCGGCAACACAAGATGAGCGTTTTAGGAGCGCAGCCTTGTTAAAGGCAGTGGGTGCATCACGCTATCTACTGGGGAAGATTGCATTAGCCGAGCTACTAATTATTGGAGTGCTGGCAGGAACTTTAGCGGGACTCGCTGCCGGAATTGCAGCATGGGCACTGGGCCGTTTTGTATTGGAGATTGAGTTCAATGCATTTATGCAGTCTTTGGCGATGGGGATCGGCTTTGGGGTAACTGCTTGCCTACTAGCCGGTTATCGCTTTCAGAGAAGAATTCAGACCGCTACTGCAATGGAATGTTTGCGTGAGACTTAA
- a CDS encoding RNA polymerase sigma factor: MALPQELSDFLSSVEQRAFKQAVYAVRDDDAALDIVQDAMIKLAEKYGDRPAAELPLVFTRILQNRIHDWFRRQKVRNTWVTLFSNMGKKSDEGDDFDPLESLSAPDDSEIHQDGAFKLERIQLLHALESEISKLPARQREAFLMRYWDELSITETALAMRCSEGSVKTHCSRATQALAKALKLKGIAL, translated from the coding sequence ATGGCTTTACCCCAAGAACTTTCTGACTTTCTGAGTAGTGTTGAGCAGCGCGCTTTCAAGCAAGCGGTCTATGCTGTGCGAGATGACGATGCGGCCTTAGACATTGTTCAGGATGCCATGATCAAGCTGGCTGAAAAGTATGGTGATCGGCCTGCAGCAGAATTACCTCTGGTCTTCACCAGAATTCTGCAAAACCGCATTCACGACTGGTTTAGACGTCAAAAAGTTCGCAATACCTGGGTCACCCTGTTCTCGAACATGGGTAAGAAATCGGATGAAGGCGATGATTTTGACCCCCTGGAGTCACTGTCAGCTCCAGATGATAGTGAAATTCACCAAGATGGTGCATTTAAGCTTGAACGTATTCAGCTATTACATGCTCTAGAGTCAGAAATATCAAAATTGCCTGCCCGTCAACGAGAAGCCTTCCTGATGCGTTATTGGGATGAGCTGAGTATTACTGAAACTGCCCTTGCGATGAGATGTAGCGAGGGAAGCGTCAAAACCCACTGCTCAAGAGCCACTCAGGCTCTAGCTAAAGCATTGAAATTAAAAGGAATTGCCCTGTGA
- a CDS encoding SDR family oxidoreductase — MDLGLKGKVALVMASSRGLGQAMAVSLAREGVKVAVTGRNPEGLKKSVEMIEAAGGKALALSWDLSDASLIDSLVSKVEKELGPIDILVNNTGGPPPTLAAGQDPALWQKSFNDMVLSLISITDRVLPGMRQRKWGRIITSTTSGAIAPIKNLAISNTLRAALLAWSKTLAAEVAADGITVNVIMPGRVATDRLRQLDEARAQRENVSYDSVVQASLRQIPMGRYGDPQEYGDTAAFLASQNASFITGSVIRVDGGQIQAI; from the coding sequence ATGGATTTAGGGCTCAAAGGTAAGGTTGCATTGGTGATGGCATCTAGTCGAGGTTTAGGTCAGGCGATGGCCGTCTCCTTGGCGCGTGAGGGTGTCAAAGTAGCGGTGACTGGCCGCAATCCGGAGGGATTAAAAAAATCGGTAGAGATGATTGAGGCTGCCGGTGGAAAAGCTTTAGCTCTGAGCTGGGATCTTTCTGATGCATCTCTGATCGATAGCTTGGTGAGCAAGGTAGAAAAAGAACTGGGCCCGATTGATATTTTGGTAAACAACACCGGCGGACCTCCTCCAACATTGGCGGCAGGGCAAGATCCCGCTTTGTGGCAAAAGAGTTTTAACGATATGGTGCTATCACTCATCAGCATCACCGATCGAGTTCTACCAGGAATGCGTCAACGTAAATGGGGTCGCATTATTACGAGTACCACTTCAGGAGCTATTGCCCCTATTAAAAATCTGGCCATCTCAAACACCTTGCGAGCCGCGTTACTCGCCTGGTCTAAAACCTTGGCGGCAGAAGTGGCAGCCGATGGCATTACTGTGAACGTGATCATGCCGGGTCGTGTAGCAACTGATCGCTTGCGTCAATTAGATGAAGCACGTGCTCAACGTGAAAATGTGAGTTATGACTCCGTTGTTCAAGCTAGCTTGAGGCAAATTCCGATGGGGCGTTATGGTGATCCACAGGAGTATGGAGATACTGCGGCATTTCTAGCTAGTCAAAATGCCTCATTCATCACTGGGTCAGTGATTCGTGTGGATGGTGGCCAGATTCAGGCGATCTAA
- a CDS encoding DUF3106 domain-containing protein: MSASLSISMMLAIGVLGSVPSSGVFAQTSAAGHGKTTGIPEKKPDGTWESLKPGQQKILAPLEDDWDYMLPDSRKKWIQVANLHSRMSEADQQRLQSRMMGWSKLSQKDRRIARENYLSSLKFPAEKKAEAWSAYQKLSDEQKKKLAQAEVNKKKPTTVSAPTLQQHPIKHQSNLALPPTAGNAPASEPPATNSSPDSGSSNP; this comes from the coding sequence TTGAGCGCCTCACTAAGCATCAGCATGATGCTGGCGATTGGCGTCCTAGGATCAGTTCCAAGTTCAGGCGTATTTGCCCAAACATCGGCAGCAGGCCATGGAAAAACTACTGGCATCCCAGAGAAAAAGCCAGATGGTACTTGGGAGAGCCTTAAACCAGGGCAACAAAAAATCCTCGCTCCATTGGAAGACGATTGGGATTACATGCTCCCAGACAGTCGTAAAAAATGGATACAAGTTGCCAATCTACATTCTCGGATGAGTGAGGCTGATCAACAGCGACTGCAGTCCCGCATGATGGGTTGGTCCAAGCTCTCTCAAAAAGACCGCCGCATTGCACGCGAAAACTATTTAAGCAGCCTCAAGTTTCCCGCTGAGAAAAAAGCTGAGGCTTGGAGTGCTTATCAAAAACTGAGTGATGAGCAAAAGAAAAAGCTAGCTCAAGCAGAGGTCAATAAGAAAAAACCAACGACTGTAAGTGCGCCTACATTGCAACAGCATCCGATTAAACATCAATCGAACTTAGCACTGCCTCCAACAGCCGGCAACGCTCCTGCTTCAGAACCTCCTGCAACGAACAGCAGCCCCGATAGCGGCTCAAGTAATCCTTAA
- a CDS encoding ABC transporter ATP-binding protein: MDALDKAIDVQNLTVGYGSNVLLQNLNFSVNNGEIFVILGGSGCGKSSLLKNLFGLYQPLAGDVLIEGQNITIAQGAERQKIMTSFGVMYQQGALFGSMNLLDNVTLFMEEYTKLTRDQMNLLARCKLDLVGLLPYETYMPSEISGGMQKRAAIARAMALDPKILFLDEPSAGLDPITSADLDSTILDLSKNLGFTFVIVSHELASIYSIADKVIMLDKDAKGIIAQGDPKVLRDSSKDPRVHQFFNRIMSKDAA, translated from the coding sequence ATGGATGCTTTGGATAAAGCGATTGATGTGCAAAACCTCACTGTGGGTTACGGCTCAAACGTGCTATTACAAAATCTCAACTTCTCCGTTAATAACGGTGAGATCTTTGTGATTTTGGGTGGATCAGGTTGCGGTAAATCAAGTCTCTTAAAGAATTTATTCGGCCTATATCAGCCTCTTGCTGGGGATGTATTGATCGAGGGTCAAAATATCACTATCGCCCAAGGTGCTGAGCGCCAAAAAATCATGACGAGCTTCGGGGTCATGTATCAGCAGGGCGCTTTATTCGGCTCCATGAATCTACTGGATAACGTGACACTCTTTATGGAGGAGTACACCAAGTTGACTAGAGATCAGATGAATTTATTAGCCCGATGCAAACTGGACTTGGTGGGCTTACTGCCATATGAAACGTATATGCCTAGCGAGATTAGCGGCGGCATGCAAAAGCGGGCTGCAATCGCACGGGCGATGGCTTTAGATCCTAAAATACTATTTCTGGATGAGCCTTCAGCGGGTCTTGATCCGATTACGTCGGCTGATCTCGATAGTACGATTTTAGATCTTTCAAAAAACTTAGGATTTACCTTTGTGATCGTCTCTCACGAGCTAGCCAGTATTTATTCCATCGCCGATAAAGTCATTATGTTGGATAAGGATGCCAAGGGCATTATTGCGCAAGGCGATCCTAAGGTATTAAGAGATAGCAGTAAAGATCCCCGAGTGCATCAATTTTTTAATCGCATCATGAGCAAGGATGCAGCATGA
- a CDS encoding ABC-type transport auxiliary lipoprotein family protein, with amino-acid sequence MTNHPRLIRFAAFVFMAATLSACSLPKRPALETSSWMVAPERTGAPYKPRSDLWLKMGSSSATPPFDGKSLVYRLGDQRYEKDFYNTYSALPNEMVGNATRQWLNHAQIFSMTVGQGNSFFPYYILQTSIEEFYGDYRVRPEAVVTIEFFFTATDPQKRNPVIGKNRYTKRVALKDNTPQALALGQQEALAQILKEYEVVLYKYAGNLPPPLGQ; translated from the coding sequence ATGACTAATCACCCACGCCTTATTCGGTTTGCCGCCTTTGTATTCATGGCGGCAACATTAAGCGCATGCTCATTGCCTAAAAGACCAGCATTAGAGACCAGTAGCTGGATGGTTGCCCCAGAGCGTACAGGTGCCCCCTATAAGCCACGTAGTGATTTGTGGCTCAAGATGGGTTCATCCTCAGCAACACCACCTTTTGACGGCAAGTCTTTGGTTTATCGCTTGGGTGATCAGCGTTATGAAAAGGATTTTTACAATACATATTCCGCCTTGCCAAATGAGATGGTCGGTAATGCAACACGTCAGTGGTTGAATCATGCCCAGATCTTCTCTATGACTGTAGGTCAGGGCAATAGCTTCTTTCCGTATTACATCTTGCAGACATCCATAGAGGAATTTTATGGCGATTACCGGGTTCGTCCGGAGGCCGTTGTAACGATTGAATTTTTCTTTACTGCCACTGATCCCCAAAAGCGCAATCCGGTGATTGGTAAAAACCGCTACACCAAGAGAGTTGCACTCAAGGACAACACTCCTCAAGCATTGGCCTTAGGTCAGCAAGAGGCCTTGGCGCAAATTTTGAAAGAGTATGAGGTAGTGCTTTATAAATACGCTGGTAATCTGCCTCCACCTCTAGGGCAGTAG